The Candidatus Neomarinimicrobiota bacterium genome segment CAAAAAATGCCTGATTCCGATCGTATTATGGATTTGATTCTTGAGTACGAAGAAAAAACAGGTCACATTAATCGCAATAAATTAAAACAAAATAGGAAGTCAGAATAATGGAAGATCTTGTAAAGATATTTGCTGATAATCCCGTTTACCTTGGCATTGCCGTTGTTCTAGCGGGTGTCATTTTATTTGGTATTATTAAAAAGCTAATCAAATTAGCGTTGGTTGTCGCTGCCGTCCTTGTGATATATGTAGCCTATTTGGTTTGGACCGGTGAAGAAGTAAATGTGGATCGAATAAAGGAAGGTGTTCAATCAGCCGGAGATGCCATTTCAGAAAAAGTGGACGAAATAACAAAATCAGCAAAAGAAAAAGCAGTAGAAAAATCCCAAGAAGCGGTGGGCGATATTCTAGATAAGTAAATTTATTGAATAGCCGATCGCAGGCGGCTGGTCAGCAGTTTGACGATGCCTTGCATGATATCCATATTTCCACTCATAATTTCGTAAAACGCATCTCCTGAAATTTTCAAGAGAATCACATTTTCTTCCACGGTTGCGTCGGCGGAACGCGGATCTTGATCCAGTAGCGCCATTTCCCCCAAACATTCACCTTTGTCCAATGTGGCGATAGGTTGGTCTTCCAAATGAATTTTAACACTTCCGTTCATGATGATGTACATGGAATCACCAAATTCACCTGCTTTGAAAATGGATTCACCTGAATCAAAATGAACCTCTTCTGCAATTTGTGCAATTCGGGACAAATCTTCACTCGGGATGGACTGAAACAAACTTACGCTTTTCAGCAGGATGGTTTTTTCGATGGTGGAATACATAGGTAGTTCCTCCTTTTTCAATACTAATGATTCCGGAATTTTTCCGGAGTAATCTTTTCCGTTTTTAATTGAATGCAAACTGATGACTTCTTTAATAAGATTTGACGGGTTTACTTTTTCCCAATCGATTTCTGATAATATTTTATCATCCCCAGAATTGAAAATTAGATTCAAATAAAGCGCGGCAGTCCAATCATTCCCCGAATGAATTCCTTTTATAATAAAATAATTTTTATCTTTGGGTAAATCGGGAAAGAAATTTCTGCCGATTAAAACGCGGTCCGAAATATCCATTGGTTCGATCAGTGGATTGATTATTTCTCGTTCTTCCACGGTAAAAATCTGTTCCAAAAGTTCAAGCACAAATCCGAGTCGTCCCGAGTCGTTGGATTGTAATGTATGAATATAGGTTTCAACTCGGGTTTCAGGTTGATCCAGAACGCCCAATTTTAAAAGTACCGGGCGCAAAAGAGCCAGCTTATGATTCAAATGGTCCTCCATTAAACTAGACTTGGAATCATCGTGGAAAAAATCAAGTGCAATTGAATGTTGATATGCCAATTCTGCAATAAATCGAGTTTCATCTTCAAGGTCCTCTAACAAAGCATTTGGCAAGGGAGTGTTCCTGGCAATCGATAGCAAGGTATCCACACTTTCTCGATAAATCTGTGGATTGGATCGATCCATCATTTCAGAAGTAACCATTGCACTTCCTGCTCCCGGATAATGCTTAAGAGTATTTAAAATGGCACAAGAAAGATCTTCCGGAATCCCGCTTCTAGATTTTTCTGCCAGTGCCGAAATGGCTTCCGTTTCATCAAAATGTTTTAAAGCAGATCTAGCTTTCAATACTGTTTTAGAATCTGCCAAATTTTCAACAATAAAGGGTAATAGCGATTTTTCGCCACCGGATTGAATGAGGTCCAAAGCAGCCGCTCGCACATCCACTGAGTCATGAGAAAGCAGTTGAGAGATTTGATCAGCAGAAATTAAATCTGGTGCTTCAATTAGACTTTGCAGAGCTACGGTAGTTGTGTATGGATCAGGCCCATGGATTTGGTTTTGTAAAATAGAAATCGCCTTCGTTGTATTTCCTGAATCAAGCGTTAAGAGTGCCGCTGCAGCCGCAGCACTTTCATCCGGATTTTCACTGCTTAATCTTGATTCTAAATCCGAAGTTAACTCTTCTAGTTTGCGGTGTCCGGCTACAACAGCCGCTTTATTTCCAAGCAATCCGCCTTGCTTAAAAGCACTTATGATTTCTTCATTCGGAATGACATCTTCATCATCAATAGTAAGGAAAAGGATGGCGCTTTGAACTTCGAATGATCCTGTTTTAAACATTTCCCGAATAGTTCTTTTCCATGGAGAAAGTGGAATGTCTTTGACCAAATCCAGAACAAATAATTGCTGATTGGTGTCCTCTACATCCAGCGCTTTTTGGATGGTATCAACCAAGGCGGAATCGGTAACATCTAGCGTTAGTTCATCAAAATTGAGCTGACGTTTTTCAACAGCATTTTGCAGTTCAGCAACATATTGTTTTTTCAGTCTGAAGGAAGTCCATATCCATAAAGAAAGGGCGCCGATTGAAATAATGCTCAGGAATTGCAATGGGATGTATTTTGTTAAAATAAAGGTAATGAGTCCACCCACGCCAATCATGATAGCGGTAATACTGCCTGTCACCATCGGTCTTCCGATTTTTTTTCGATGCGGTGGAACCGGAAGCCAAAGGATTTCCCACACCGATTGATTTACTGTAAATTTGATTGTTTGGTCTGCGAATTTAGCGAATGTTCCGGCCCACAATACGGGCGCAAGAAGAATGGCGGACGCTCCTAACATCAATGCAATGGGAAGAATGAGCAGTCCGATTAACATACCGAACCGAGTCAGAATTTTCCCGGTAAAGCCAAATTGTATAATGAGCATTAGAAACCCTGCTGCTGCAAAAAATGACCCAAAAAAACTAGCCAGCGATGCTTCGTCAGTTAAAGTTGTACTTGCTATCATTTTGAATTGGTAATCCACCAATAGAGAAACAATTGATGATAAACCAATGACGATAGCAATTGACTTTAAATACGGGTTAAAAACTTTTTTCTGTTTCGGTTGTGATTGTTGATCCATTTGATTTTGACTAATTTTTTGTCTAAATCTCATTGCAATAGGCACAAGCAATAACACCAATCCAAGTAGCCCGGCAACGACAAACAGAAGTTCATCGGTTCCAAATTTTCCAATAAATGGTTTTAAACTCATTCCGGCCACCATAGGCGCCAGAGAACCGCCTCCACCAATAACGCCAAATAATCGTTTAGCTTCTCTTGGTCCAAAAAATTGTCCGGCAATCGTCCAGAATTGAATCATAGGAATGGTGCAGACTATATCCATCCATACAAATAGGACGGGGATCAGAATCGGCTTTCCCCTAAAGGTGATGTGTAAATTGAATTGCAGGAAAACTAAACTTAGGATAAACAACACCAAGCATGATAAAACAATTGTTGACAAGTTAATTTTTTTATTGATCTTATTATAAATTGTAATGATTATAGTCATCACAATTGCTGTTATAACAAACATGATAGGAAGAAGCTCGCGCTCATACCGGCTCAGGAAATACGTATCGCGGGTTGTTTTTCCGATGATGACAACGCTGACTAAAAGGAAAAAATATGTAAATAAAGTCAGAACTTTTTTGCCTTCCCCGGGGCGAATATTCAATGCGTTCAAAAATATTTTCATAGTAGGAAAAGAATCAATATTTGATGTTGAGTCATCAGTCTAAACCGTATAGTCAAATCCGGGATCACTGATAAAATCAAACAATGCAATCCCGAAAACAAAAACCATGATCAAAATCAGGATGAAAAATAGTAAACCGATCAAGTACATAATTCCTGTTAATGTCATAAAACTCCGGATCTGATCTAAAGCTCTGGAAAAGCTGACATTGTCTTGCGCCGATAATGCATAACGAAGGTGTCTGCTGGCATTAATAAGCTTTTTGCCAAGAAGAATCATAATGATACCTATTAGAAAGGTAGGAATGCTAAAAAAAATGATGGACAAGGCATAGCAAACACCAAAAAAGATATTCATGATGCCAACGAATTTGCTCCATGAGGCGAGTTTGGTGATTGTTTCATATCCCAAAGCATCCAGCGGTTGGGTTAAAGCCGGCCCGGGATTTTGAATGGGCTGAGAGGGTTCTAAGGCAGACATTGTATCAAAAAATATACTTCAGCAACCATGATAAAAGAAGTGTAAAGCCGTCATGTCTAATTCTTATATTTACCATTGAAAAATGAATAAAAGGAAACTCTATGTTTGAACCCGGATTACTAAAAGGTAAAACTGTTATTATAACCGGCGGGGGAACGGGCCTTGGAAAATCCATGGCTCACCGCTTTGGATCCTTAGGCGCCAATCTTCTTATTGCGAGCAGAAAAGAAGATGTATTAAAGGCTGCTTCAGATGAATTAAAGGAAACAGGTGCGGATGTTGCTTGGGCTGTATGTGACGTTCGAAAACCGGACGAAGTTTCTGCCATGGTGCAAGTGGCAAAAGAAAAATTTGGGGCCATTGATGTTTTGCTTAACAATGCGGCAGGAAATTTTATCTGCCCTACTGAAAATCTGACAGAAGGCGGTTTTAAAGTCATTGTGGATATTGTACTGAATGGCACATTTAATTGTTCACTCGCCGTCGGAAAAGAAATGATCAAACAAGAATCCGGCACGATATTGAATATTGTTACAACGTATGCGTGGACCGGTTCGGGATATGTGATTCCTTCTGCCTCAGCGAAAGCAGGAGTGTTAGCGATGACGCGATCTCTTGCAGTAGAATGGGGGAAGTATGGAATTCGAACCAATGCGATTGCACCAGGACCTTTTCCTACTGAAGGCGCTTGGTCAAGGCTTGCGCCTCCGGGATTTGGAATAGAAAAAGCGATGAAAAAAAGAATTCCATTAAAGAGATTTGGCGAACATGAGGAATTAGCAAATCTTGCATCGTATTTGATAAGTGATCAGGCAGGATATATAAATGGAGAGGTAGTAACCATTGATGGGGGAGAATGGCTGAAGGGCGCCGGTCAATTCAATGATTTAGACAAAGTTCCAAATATAGCCTGGAAAGCCATATCAGCAATGAGAAAGGGAAAAAAATAATTTTCTTTTTCTAGCCGGCACTAAAAAGACCAATCAATAAAGAACCAATTAATCTGTAAATAATTATCGTATAAAAAATTGCAATCCCCAAGAGGGAGAAGGGTGTAATCCGAAATTTTTTGGCATATTTATGATTTCCTTGATTATTGCTATACCATGTTTTCATAGAAGTCAGTGTAACCCAAGAAAGAAAACAGGATAAAGCAAAAAATAAGAATATGACAACATGATCCAGCCAGGTTAGTGAGTTAAGCCATTTCCCCAAATTCATGATGAATCACCAAGCCAAGCCGCACCAATAACCCCTGCAGAATCTCCCAAAGTGTGCTTTACAATCGGTGTATCGGCATTCGGACTGAACACATAATTGTGAACAGAATTCGCACCATCTGAGTATAAAAATTCACATTTTGATACACCGCCGCCAAGCACAATGACATCCGGATCCAAAATGTTTATTACATTGGAAAGTGCAATTCCAAAGTTTTGAGTGAATTCATTTTTCCAATTTGATGGTGGATTTAGCGCAATATCGGTAACGATTTTTTGGTCACCGGTAATTTCCTTATATCGAGATTCTAACGCCGGCCCGCTGATGTAGGCCTCCACACATCCTTTTTGCCCGCAATAACAATTTTTTCCATTTGGGTAAAGAGTATGGTGTCCCCATTCGCCTGCGATGTGCGAACGTCCGTGATGGATTTTTCCATCAATAACAATCCCACCACCCACACCTGTTCCGAGGATGACACCGAATACGATTGAATGTTTTTTACCAGCTCCCATTTTTGCTTCTGCAAGGGCAAAACAGTTTGCATCATTTTCCATGATTATTGGCTGACCAATTTTTGATTCAATGTTTTGTTTTAATGGTTTGTCAATCAGGCAAACGGTATTGCTATTTTTTAATTTTTCAGTTTTTGGATCAATTGATCCAGGCGTACAAATTCCAATGGTTGTTTCATTGACACCTTTCAGTTCATAAACCAAACTGCAGATGCGATCTACAATGGCATCATAACCATCGTCCCTTTGTGTAGGAATTCGTTTTCGATTTATTTCCCTACCTTTCTCATCAAGTAGGATTCCCTCGATTTTAGTTCCGCCTAAATCAATTCCAAGTTTTAGCATGAATCACCTCGTTTAGCACACATTTAAATTCGGACAGAATCATAGCCGTGACACCCCAAACTCGAACGGATTTGAATTGGAAAAAAGGAATTTCAGCTGAGATATTATTTATGGTTCGGTTTTCTTTTTTTTCACAAGAATCATTCAAAAGTTCTTCCAAAGATACAGAATGGAGTGAATCCACTTCATTTTTCTGAATCAGAGTTTCGGGCTCGTAATCTGAAAATGCAATAAAAGGATGGATCATAAATCCGGTGACGGGAGTAAAAAGAGGCGTTAGACTTCCTAAGATTTCAAACGAGATTGGAGAAACTCCAATTTCTTCGTGTGTTTCCCTAATGGCGGTTAATTCAAGTGTCTCATTATTTTCCTGCATTCCTCCCGGAAGAGAAATCTGTCCTTTATGTAATTCCACAGTCTGCGATCGTTTTGTCAGAAAAAAATGAATACTTTCATTTTTTGGAAATAGTAAAATTAAAACAGCAGACGGAGTTGATTCTTCGATGGTATTCGGCGAATTAATAGGAGAACGGGAACGGGTTTTAAACTTATTTTGTGCATTTTCACCCGGAAGATTGTCTTCCAATCTTTGTTTTAATTGAGGAATGAGGTCGTCTGGATTCATGGGATAGGAAATTTCTTACGAAAAGTTATCAATTATATTCGATTTATTCTCCATGTTTGGAATAGTATTATGAGATTCAAACACATTATTTGGGATTGGAATGGGACTTTGCTCGATGATCGATGGCTTACGGTTGAGTCAATGAATCTTCTGCTCGATAGGCGGAAGATGAAACGCATTACAGAAAAGTCGTATCGAGATGTATTCAGATTTCCGGTGAAGGATTATTATGTCAAACTCGGATTTGATTTTAAAAA includes the following:
- a CDS encoding ROK family protein, whose amino-acid sequence is MLKLGIDLGGTKIEGILLDEKGREINRKRIPTQRDDGYDAIVDRICSLVYELKGVNETTIGICTPGSIDPKTEKLKNSNTVCLIDKPLKQNIESKIGQPIIMENDANCFALAEAKMGAGKKHSIVFGVILGTGVGGGIVIDGKIHHGRSHIAGEWGHHTLYPNGKNCYCGQKGCVEAYISGPALESRYKEITGDQKIVTDIALNPPSNWKNEFTQNFGIALSNVINILDPDVIVLGGGVSKCEFLYSDGANSVHNYVFSPNADTPIVKHTLGDSAGVIGAAWLGDSS
- a CDS encoding CoA pyrophosphatase; the encoded protein is MNPDDLIPQLKQRLEDNLPGENAQNKFKTRSRSPINSPNTIEESTPSAVLILLFPKNESIHFFLTKRSQTVELHKGQISLPGGMQENNETLELTAIRETHEEIGVSPISFEILGSLTPLFTPVTGFMIHPFIAFSDYEPETLIQKNEVDSLHSVSLEELLNDSCEKKENRTINNISAEIPFFQFKSVRVWGVTAMILSEFKCVLNEVIHAKTWN
- a CDS encoding cyclic nucleotide-binding domain-containing protein, with amino-acid sequence MKIFLNALNIRPGEGKKVLTLFTYFFLLVSVVIIGKTTRDTYFLSRYERELLPIMFVITAIVMTIIITIYNKINKKINLSTIVLSCLVLFILSLVFLQFNLHITFRGKPILIPVLFVWMDIVCTIPMIQFWTIAGQFFGPREAKRLFGVIGGGGSLAPMVAGMSLKPFIGKFGTDELLFVVAGLLGLVLLLVPIAMRFRQKISQNQMDQQSQPKQKKVFNPYLKSIAIVIGLSSIVSLLVDYQFKMIASTTLTDEASLASFFGSFFAAAGFLMLIIQFGFTGKILTRFGMLIGLLILPIALMLGASAILLAPVLWAGTFAKFADQTIKFTVNQSVWEILWLPVPPHRKKIGRPMVTGSITAIMIGVGGLITFILTKYIPLQFLSIISIGALSLWIWTSFRLKKQYVAELQNAVEKRQLNFDELTLDVTDSALVDTIQKALDVEDTNQQLFVLDLVKDIPLSPWKRTIREMFKTGSFEVQSAILFLTIDDEDVIPNEEIISAFKQGGLLGNKAAVVAGHRKLEELTSDLESRLSSENPDESAAAAAALLTLDSGNTTKAISILQNQIHGPDPYTTTVALQSLIEAPDLISADQISQLLSHDSVDVRAAALDLIQSGGEKSLLPFIVENLADSKTVLKARSALKHFDETEAISALAEKSRSGIPEDLSCAILNTLKHYPGAGSAMVTSEMMDRSNPQIYRESVDTLLSIARNTPLPNALLEDLEDETRFIAELAYQHSIALDFFHDDSKSSLMEDHLNHKLALLRPVLLKLGVLDQPETRVETYIHTLQSNDSGRLGFVLELLEQIFTVEEREIINPLIEPMDISDRVLIGRNFFPDLPKDKNYFIIKGIHSGNDWTAALYLNLIFNSGDDKILSEIDWEKVNPSNLIKEVISLHSIKNGKDYSGKIPESLVLKKEELPMYSTIEKTILLKSVSLFQSIPSEDLSRIAQIAEEVHFDSGESIFKAGEFGDSMYIIMNGSVKIHLEDQPIATLDKGECLGEMALLDQDPRSADATVEENVILLKISGDAFYEIMSGNMDIMQGIVKLLTSRLRSAIQ
- a CDS encoding SDR family oxidoreductase, with the protein product MFEPGLLKGKTVIITGGGTGLGKSMAHRFGSLGANLLIASRKEDVLKAASDELKETGADVAWAVCDVRKPDEVSAMVQVAKEKFGAIDVLLNNAAGNFICPTENLTEGGFKVIVDIVLNGTFNCSLAVGKEMIKQESGTILNIVTTYAWTGSGYVIPSASAKAGVLAMTRSLAVEWGKYGIRTNAIAPGPFPTEGAWSRLAPPGFGIEKAMKKRIPLKRFGEHEELANLASYLISDQAGYINGEVVTIDGGEWLKGAGQFNDLDKVPNIAWKAISAMRKGKK